The nucleotide sequence GAGCCTCTTGGTAGACGGTGGTGATCGCCCGGGCCACGGAGCGCGTCTTGCGCGCGAGGCAGTCTCGGGCCACGGTTCGGAGTCGGGTGTCCAGTTCCATAACGTTGTATATACACCAAGGTCCGATCCATCGCAACGCGCAGGCGACCCTGGACACGAAGTCGAGCGAGGTCTGTCTCCGGACAGGACCGACCATCCCGCTGCCATCCCGCTGCGTGGAAGCTGCTCGGTCGTCGGGCCCGGACGCTGCCAGCCGGTTCACCAACGTCACCGCCCTCCCGTGTGCCCCGGCCCCCGTCTGCAACCGCAGGTGGCACACCCCCGGCGCCCGCAGCCGGCCGGTGGCGAGCAGGGCCACGGATTCCTCGAGGTCGAAAGGCTGATCGGCCAGTTCGAGCCGTTCGTCGAGCCACAGCGACAGTGGACGAGGAGCCACGGGGAATTCGTGAAGTGGCCGACGTTGACCGTCCCCCGGTGCCGACCTACGCTCGAAACCCCTGCCCGCCACCTGGAGCGTCCCGTGACCGACTCCACACCCGGTCCGTCGCCCGGCCGGAAGCTCGCCCACTACGAGATCCTCGGTCTGATCGGCCGCGGTGGCATGGGTGAGGTCCATCGCGCGCGCGACACCAAGCTCGGTCGTGAGGTCGCGCTCAAGTTGTTACCGCGCGAGCTCTCCGGCGATCCCGAGCGCGCCGCGCGCTTCGATCGCGAGGCGCGGACCCTCGCCAGCCTGCAACACCCGAACGTCGCGTCGATCTACGGCTTCGAGGAGCACGAGGGCCAGCGCTTCCTGGTGATGGAACTGGTCGAGGGCGAGGACCTGTCCGTACGCATGGCACGCGGACCGATCCCGGTGGACGAGGTCACCGACATCGCCGCACAGATCGCCGCCGGGCTCGAGGCCGCGCACGAGAAGGGGATCGTGCACCGCGACCTGAAGCCGGCCAACGTGATGATCACGCCCGGCCACGAGGTGAAGATCCTCGACTTCGGTCTGGCCCGCGCGTGGTTCGGCGACAGCGGCGACGAGACCGACATCGGCGCGTCGCCCACGATCACGGCGGCCATGACCGCGGCGGGCACGATCCTCGGCACGGCGGCGTACATGAGCCCGGAGCAGGCCCGGGGCAAGGCGGTCGACCGGCGCGCGGACATCTGGGCCTTCGGTGTCATCCTGTTCGAGATGCTGACCGGCGAGCGCTTGTTCGAGGGCGAGACCGTCAGCGACACGCTCGCCGCCGTGCTGCGGGCCGAGCCCGACTGGGATGCGCTCCCCGCTTCGCAGGCGCCGGTGCTCGTACGGATCATCGAGCGTTGTCTCGTGCGCGATCCACGGCTGCGGCTGCGCGACATCGGCGAGGTGAGGATCCTCTTGCAGTCCGGCGACGCATCGGCCGCGTCACTCTTCGGGGCGACGGCGTCGGCGGTTCCCGCGGCGTCGAGCGGGCGGCGGGGCGTTCCGGTCGTTCTCGTCGTGGTGCTCGCCCTGCTGGCGGCACTCGCGGGTGGATGGATCGGATCGAGCGTCCTCACGTCGTCCTTCGAGCCGCCTCTCCTGCACGCGTCGATCCCGCCGCTGCCCGGGACCCGGATCGATCTGAACGCGTCGGCGCCTGGATCCGGCATGCTCTCGCCCGACGGACGCATGATCGCCTTCACCGCGCGGGACGAGGCCGGGGTCACGCGCCTGTATCTTCGCCATCTCGATCGCGCCGAGCCGGTGGCGGTGTCGGGGACCGAGAACGCGGCGTATCCCTTCTGGTCGCCCGACGGCACGGCGATCGCCTTCTTCGAAGTCGGGGCCAACACGGGTCGACTACGCAAGGTCAACGTGGGTGGGGGACCTCCCGTGACGATCTGCCCCGCCCGCAACGGCAAGGGCGGCTCGTGGAACGAGGACGGCGTGATCGTCTTCGCTCCCAACGCGGCAGCGACGATCCATCGGGTTCCGGCGATCGGGGGCGAACCCGAGGAGGTCACCGCGCTCGCCGACGACGAGGATTCGCACCGCCATCCTCGCTTCCTGCCCAACGGGCGGGAGTTCCTGTTCGTGGCCCGCCACGGTCAGTCGGGCGACCTGGCGTCGGTCTACGTGGGATCACTCGATGGCGACGCCCCGCGGCGGGTGACCGAGAGCCAGACGCAGGTGGAGTTCAGCCAGGGCCACCTGCTCGCGGTGCGCGACGACGCCCTGCTCGCCACGCCCTTCGATCCCGGAACGTTGGAGATGACGGGCGGTGCGGTGCCGGTGGTCGAGGACGTGATGATCGTCAGTGACGGGGCCGTGCTCGCCGCCTACTCGAGTTCGTCGACGGGCGCGCTGGTCTTCCAGCGCGGCACCAACGAGCAGGACCGCAAGCTGGAGTGGATCGACCTCGAGAGCGGGCAACGGACCGACCTCGGAACCCGTGGGCAGCTCTACTTCCCGACGATCTCACCCGATGGTTCGACGGCCGTGGTCGAGGTCTACGGGGAGTCCCAGGAGGGTGTGGATCTCTGGCTCGTGGATCTCGGGAACGGTCTGCGCACACGCTTCACCTTCGATCCCTCGGACGAGTCATCCGCGGTGTGGGGTCCCGACGGCGCGCACGTGTACTACGTCGCGCGCTCGGAAGAAGGCGGTCGCGTGTTCCGGCGGTCGGTCGACGGCACCGTCGATGCCGAGGAGCTGTGGCGGGACGAAACGTTCCTGCGCGTGACCGACGTCGCGAGCGACGAGTCGCACGTGCTGCTCGCCCGCGAGGACGAAGCCGGATCCCTCGCCGACGTGATCGTCTTGCCGCTCGACGGATCCGGCGAGCCAGCCGACCTGCTGGTCGGCGAGGAGCGTCACACGGGTGCCGTGTACTCGCCCGACGACCGGTGGATCGCGTACTACGGAGACTCGGCGGCGACCTTCGACGTCTTC is from Candidatus Krumholzibacteriia bacterium and encodes:
- a CDS encoding MarR family transcriptional regulator — protein: MAPRPLSLWLDERLELADQPFDLEESVALLATGRLRAPGVCHLRLQTGAGAHGRAVTLVNRLAASGPDDRAASTQRDGSGMVGPVRRQTSLDFVSRVACALRWIGPWCIYNVMELDTRLRTVARDCLARKTRSVARAITTVYQEALQPHGLMVSQFNILVAIAVHREATPGDLVDALHLEKSTVSRNVRRLEEQGWIRTEGEGRRVHYSVTRSGRSLLAAALPDWQKAQRRARDLMGPEGARALGTIWARIASTS
- a CDS encoding protein kinase — translated: MTDSTPGPSPGRKLAHYEILGLIGRGGMGEVHRARDTKLGREVALKLLPRELSGDPERAARFDREARTLASLQHPNVASIYGFEEHEGQRFLVMELVEGEDLSVRMARGPIPVDEVTDIAAQIAAGLEAAHEKGIVHRDLKPANVMITPGHEVKILDFGLARAWFGDSGDETDIGASPTITAAMTAAGTILGTAAYMSPEQARGKAVDRRADIWAFGVILFEMLTGERLFEGETVSDTLAAVLRAEPDWDALPASQAPVLVRIIERCLVRDPRLRLRDIGEVRILLQSGDASAASLFGATASAVPAASSGRRGVPVVLVVVLALLAALAGGWIGSSVLTSSFEPPLLHASIPPLPGTRIDLNASAPGSGMLSPDGRMIAFTARDEAGVTRLYLRHLDRAEPVAVSGTENAAYPFWSPDGTAIAFFEVGANTGRLRKVNVGGGPPVTICPARNGKGGSWNEDGVIVFAPNAAATIHRVPAIGGEPEEVTALADDEDSHRHPRFLPNGREFLFVARHGQSGDLASVYVGSLDGDAPRRVTESQTQVEFSQGHLLAVRDDALLATPFDPGTLEMTGGAVPVVEDVMIVSDGAVLAAYSSSSTGALVFQRGTNEQDRKLEWIDLESGQRTDLGTRGQLYFPTISPDGSTAVVEVYGESQEGVDLWLVDLGNGLRTRFTFDPSDESSAVWGPDGAHVYYVARSEEGGRVFRRSVDGTVDAEELWRDETFLRVTDVASDESHVLLAREDEAGSLADVIVLPLDGSGEPADLLVGEERHTGAVYSPDDRWIAYYGDSAATFDVFVMAAEGGRRKWQVSTDAALYPQWSPDGARLYAADFEGNLKAFEVDGSGTSFRTGTFRVATQVDPPQRMGNSFAVHPDGERILQAVAIDTGDDRDALLEIVTDWRRALVR